One Denticeps clupeoides chromosome 3, fDenClu1.1, whole genome shotgun sequence DNA window includes the following coding sequences:
- the myorg gene encoding myogenesis-regulating glycosidase, translating into MYQVVPGGAGGTITDVTPIKKVSKDTRPIVAAGVLGVVLVISAVTAWCYYIASLRKADLLKTELLDLNKDGFLIRNQTGAIVFKMAFRSGTLDLDSCSKEGPILSCSRSKAGRLNFFIQTVRPKETVMCYRVRWEELESDRPVEHAMSYNGSHWYGGAETATQHWPISISGQQAAKPFVTSDIYSNRNEFGGILERYWLSSNATAIKINDSVPFHLGWNDTEMTLYFQARYQDSPYKTSIGELPYSELSYRVCVGSDVTSIHKYMVRRYFNKPNKVPSKATFRYPIWSSWALHKKDINQEKFLEFAANIRKHGFNCSHLELDDRYTSRYGEFEFDPEKFPNATSMFQQLRADGFLVSVWTHPFVNYDSTNFGYCVEKGLFVREPTGNLPALVQWWNGVGGILDFTNHEARNWYASQLRGLRSKYGISSFKLDAGETNYLPWQFRTRVHLHDPSTFTRRYTEMAIPFNDRAELRSGYQSQNISCFFRLIDRDSVWGYELGLKSLIPTVLTISILGYQFILPDMIGGNSYPNRTEGMRGLPDRELYIRWLELSAFMPSMQFSIPPWAYDEEVVQIARRFTSLHENLVAPRVLELAGEVLTTGDPIIRPLWWIATGDETAYKIDSQFLIGDDLMVAPVLEPGKQERDIYLPAGHWKSYKGERFDIKEPQHLTDYPVDLDEIAYFLWV; encoded by the exons ATGTATCAAGTAGTACCTGGAGGAGCAGGTGGGACCATCACTGATGTCACACCCATCAAGAAGGTCTCTAAGGACACTCGCCCAATAGTCGCTGCGGGGGTCCTGGGCGTGGTGCTCGTCATTTCCGCGGTAACAGCCTGGTGCTACTACATTGCCTCCCTGCGCAAAGCGGACCTGCTGAAGACGGAATTGTTGGACCTCAACAAAGATGGTTTCCTTATCCGGAATCAGACAGGGGCTATTGTCTTTAAGATGGCTTTCAG GTCAGGCACACTGGACTTGGATTCATGTTCTAAAGAAGGTCCGATTTTGAGCTGCTCACGTTCCAAAGCTGGGAGATTGAACTTCTTCATCCAGACGGTCAGACCGAAAGAGACTGTCATGTGTTACCGTGTTCGCTGGGAAGAACTTGAGTCAGACCGGCCAGTAGAACATGCCATGTCCTATAATGGTTCACACTGGTATGGTGGAGCTGAGACTGCTACCCAGCACTGGCCAATCTCAATCTCCGGCCAACAAGCAGCCAAACCCTTCGTGACAAGTGATATTTACTCCAATCGTAATGAATTTGGTGGCATCCTGGAACGCTATTGGTTGTCATCAAATGCTACTGCCATTAAGATCAACGACTCAGTGCCCTTTCACCTGGGATGGAATGACACAGAGATGACATTGTACTTTCAGGCACGATATCAAGACAGCCCTTACAAAACTTCCATTGGGGAGCTTCCATATTCAGAACTCAGCTACCGCGTTTGTGTCGGCTCAGACGTCACATCCATTCACAAGTACATGGTGCGTAGGTACTTCAACAAACCCAACAAGGTGCCCTCCAAAGCCACGTTCCGCTATCCCATCTGGTCTTCTTGGGCCTTGCATAAGAAAGACATCAACCAGGAGAAGTTTCTTGAGTTTGCAGCCAACATACGCAAACATGGTTTCAACTGCAGCCACCTCGAGCTAGATGACCGTTATACCAGCCGATATGGTGAATTTGAGTTTGACCCTGAGAAATTCCCCAACGCAACATCAATGTTCCAACAGCTGCGTGCAGATGGCTTCCTGGTATCAGTCTGGACACATCCTTTTGTCAACTATGACTCTACCAATTTTGGGTACTGTGTGGAGAAAGGACTGTTTGTGAGGGAACCAACAGGGAATCTTCCAGCTTTGGTACAGTGGTGGAACGGTGTTGGTGGGATTCTAGACTTCACAAATCATGAAGCACGGAATTGGTATGCATCCCAGCTACGTGGACTGCGATCAAAGTATGGAATCTCCTCCTTTAAGCTGGATGCTGGGGAGACAAATTACCTACCTTGGCAATTCCGTACACGGGTGCATCTCCATGACCCAAGCACCTTCACACGTCGCTACACAGAGATGGCCATCCCATTCAATGACCGTGCAGAGCTTCGATCTGGCTACCAGTCACAGAATATCTCCTGCTTTTTTCGTCTTATTGACCGTGACTCGGTGTGGGGTTACGAGCTGGGATTGAAGTCCCTCATCCCCACTGTCCTTACCATCAGCATCCTAGGCTACCAGTTCATCCTGCCTGACATGATTGGTGGAAATTCCTACCCAAACCGGACCGAGGGAATGCGTGGGTTGCCAGATCGAGAGCTCTACATCCGCTGGTTAGAGCTGTCGGCCTTCATGCCCTCGATGCAGTTCTCCATCCCGCCGTGGGCTTACGATGAGGAAGTGGTCCAGATTGCACGTCGTTTCACCAGCCTCCATGAGAACCTTGTTGCACCGCGAGTGTTGGAGCTAGCCGGAGAGGTACTGACTACCGGTGATCCGATCATACGCCCTTTGTGGTGGATCGCCACGGGAGATGAGACAGCTTATAAGATAGACTCACAGTTTCTGATTGGAGATGACCTCATGGTGGCACCAGTGCTTGAGCCTGGGAAGCAGGAGAGGGATATTTACTTACCAGCTGGCCATTGGAAGAGCTATAAAGGGGAACGGTTTGACATCAAAGAGCCGCAGCACCTCACTGATTACCCAGTAGACCTTGATGAGATTGCTTATTTTCTGTGGGTTTAG
- the LOC114787121 gene encoding uncharacterized protein LOC114787121 — translation MLSSAGPILTDSSSSFFLLKCELTECPCVHDQTMSPQLPLSTYSAEFRPPSRGRPARPQPSSAHRKNNPHPRPDFLLPRRLQTERGSRPLVRVKDPLVDSGPLFPPVRHISVQCPDGVVTHTKTKLSTAEVEAAEKGSLNSPRVCVLRRAGRINIPQAPDAALRQKQDLHSLRGSMGSAHRPGTMMTHQPIGNGLTSHHALGHRRHSGILRNTQGTQKNILPFRPQTRPQFAQINSRTDSSGGHSCFHVVKPHKAGFYIIHPEFVSEWIH, via the exons ATGCTGTCATCAGCGGGACCAATTTTAACAGATTCatccagctctttttttttgttaaagtgtGAG CTGACTGAGTGTCCATGTGTGCATGACCAGACGATGAGCCCCCAGCTTCCCCTCAGTACGTACTCAGCAGAATTTAGGCCTCCCAGCCGCGGGAGGCCGGCTCGACCTCAACCATCATCGGCGCACCGCAAGAACAACCCCCACCCGCGACCG GACTTTCTGCTGCCCAGGAGACTGCAGACGGAGCGTGGCTCCAGACCTCTGGTCCGGGTGAAGGATCCTTTGGTGGATAGTGGGCCACTTTTCCCCCCGGTCAGACACATTTCGGTTCAGTGTCCAG atGGCGTGGTCACTCACACAAAGACCAAACTCAGCACTGCGGAGGTGGAAGCTGCGGAAAAGGGCAGCCTGAATTCTCCCCGAGTCTGTGTGCTGCGCCGTGCTGGCAGGATCAACATACCGCAGGCCCCTGATGCTGCACTAAGACAGAAGCAAGATCTCCACAGCCTGAGAGG CAGTATGGGTTCTGCTCATAGGCCAGGTACAATGATGACCCACCAGCCAATTGGCAATGGCCTCACCTCCCATCACGCATTAGGTCATAG GAGACACTCTGGGATTTTGAGAAACACTCAAGGCACGCAAAAAAACATCTTGCCCTTCAGACCACAGACCAGACCACAGTTTGCCCAGATCAATTCAAGAACGGACTCCAG TGGGGGACACAGCTGCTTCCATGTGGTCAAACCGCACAAGGCTGGCTTCTACATCATCCACCCCGAGTTTGTGTCAGAGTGGATTCATTGA